One segment of Ancylothrix sp. D3o DNA contains the following:
- a CDS encoding DUF2721 domain-containing protein, whose translation MENSAITATQAIQAILAPAVMISANGLLLLGLNARQTSVFNRIRLLNDEKRKIMRETNQSLEHAHCDDVRCLSIDHQIDVLLRRAWYVRNSLICCTIAVAFFVLSSFGIGINFLIASQWVTNLPLYLFILAMFLVLSGIIFLTIDELISYRVIVIEVRHK comes from the coding sequence ATGGAAAACAGCGCTATTACAGCAACCCAAGCGATTCAAGCTATCCTTGCACCAGCAGTGATGATTTCTGCCAATGGTTTGTTATTATTAGGCTTAAATGCTCGGCAAACATCTGTATTTAACCGTATTCGTTTACTCAATGATGAAAAGCGCAAAATTATGCGGGAGACTAATCAGTCGCTCGAACACGCACACTGTGATGATGTTCGCTGTTTGAGTATTGATCATCAAATTGATGTTTTGTTGCGTCGTGCTTGGTATGTCCGTAATTCCTTGATTTGCTGTACAATAGCTGTGGCTTTTTTTGTTCTAAGTTCTTTTGGTATTGGCATTAATTTTTTGATAGCGAGTCAGTGGGTAACTAACTTACCGCTTTATTTATTCATTTTGGCAATGTTTTTGGTTTTATCGGGGATAATTTTTTTAACAATTGATGAGTTAATCTCCTATAGAGTGATTGTTATAGAAGTGAGACATAAGTAA
- a CDS encoding sirohydrochlorin chelatase has translation MKYPSSYFLVTHGSRDPRPQVALEKLAALVLERLAENSNQTSLPLVDTGTLEFGPVSLAEQLQQFAEKTRFSGLSKIQVIPLFLLSGVHVTGDIPEQVEQAQKSLGNAVKIEVLPHLGAQPELLHLLANQQANKTAERWILLSHGSRRSSANQIVENMAEKLGAVAAYWSVQPSLEQRFQELVEAGYQKIVILPYFLFPGGITDAIAQTVEQLSLNFPQVNLVLTETLEANPQLANIIANLIEKYQ, from the coding sequence TTGAAATACCCTTCTAGTTATTTTTTGGTAACTCATGGTAGTCGTGATCCGCGTCCACAAGTGGCGCTGGAAAAGTTAGCTGCTCTTGTCTTAGAACGTCTGGCAGAAAATTCAAATCAAACTAGCTTGCCATTGGTAGACACCGGCACTCTGGAATTTGGGCCGGTTTCTCTCGCAGAGCAACTTCAGCAATTTGCAGAGAAAACTCGCTTTTCTGGTTTATCTAAAATTCAAGTAATCCCTTTATTTTTGTTGTCAGGAGTTCATGTCACCGGTGATATTCCTGAACAAGTCGAACAAGCTCAAAAATCTCTGGGAAACGCGGTCAAAATCGAGGTTTTGCCGCACTTGGGGGCCCAGCCTGAGTTATTACATTTGTTGGCAAACCAGCAGGCAAATAAAACCGCAGAGCGTTGGATTTTGTTATCTCATGGCAGCCGGCGTTCCAGCGCTAACCAAATTGTAGAAAATATGGCAGAAAAATTAGGTGCAGTGGCGGCTTATTGGTCGGTACAACCTAGTTTAGAACAGCGCTTTCAAGAATTGGTGGAGGCCGGTTATCAAAAAATTGTAATTCTTCCTTATTTTTTATTTCCGGGGGGAATTACTGATGCAATTGCTCAGACAGTGGAGCAGTTATCTTTAAACTTTCCCCAGGTTAATTTAGTGCTGACAGAAACCTTAGAAGCTAATCCACAGCTTGCAAATATCATTGCTAATTTGATTGAAAAATATCAATAA
- a CDS encoding serine/threonine-protein kinase, producing the protein MAYCVVPTCQNPHNPEQNKICQNCGFKLWLKNRYRPVSIIGQGGFGRTFLAIDEDIPSKPNCVIKQLYLQSADPDILKKALELFQKEAIRLDILGQHPQIPSLFAYFQQDQWFYLVQEYIDGKNLAEEIQEKGLFSEAEIYQLLQDLLDILQYIHQNQVIHRDIKPANIMRRYSDNKLVLIDFGIAKVFAANDLDKTATIIGTPEFMAPEQMRGKSIPASDLYSLGLTCIYLLTGVSPSNLFDFTKDSFSWRDYLPTTCNNIPETKLRISVGQVIDKLLQNAVKERYLSAAEALAALKSSVQSSSPQNSIKTSKQPPIQPIPPTLPSPPPPTVINPKNKVSSQPIYRSGSSRPSLMEQMFGWANKSPKESDILESDAGVDYSQLQNFLASRNWQQADEETKKVLCLGVGKRFGYLDVLDIEKIPPKDLQTIDRLWVKYSEGKFGFSVQTAIFNKVGGEYSSFCGEIGWPVTNTMDYKSFTYSLKAPKGHLPSRNWSGGYHWWKHAAAMAAKIESCF; encoded by the coding sequence ATGGCTTATTGTGTTGTCCCAACCTGCCAAAACCCACACAATCCTGAGCAAAACAAAATTTGTCAAAATTGTGGGTTTAAACTCTGGCTAAAAAACCGCTACAGGCCGGTTTCAATCATTGGCCAAGGCGGTTTTGGCCGGACATTTTTAGCCATTGATGAAGATATCCCCTCAAAACCTAATTGCGTGATCAAACAGCTTTATTTACAATCTGCTGATCCCGACATTTTAAAAAAAGCTCTCGAATTATTCCAAAAAGAAGCCATCCGACTCGATATTTTGGGTCAACATCCACAAATTCCCTCGCTTTTCGCCTACTTTCAGCAAGATCAGTGGTTTTATTTAGTTCAAGAATATATCGACGGAAAAAACCTTGCTGAAGAAATTCAAGAAAAAGGCTTGTTTAGCGAAGCAGAAATTTATCAACTCTTGCAAGATTTACTGGATATTTTGCAATATATCCACCAAAATCAAGTCATCCACCGCGATATTAAACCGGCCAACATCATGCGCCGGTATAGCGACAATAAACTGGTTTTAATTGATTTCGGCATCGCTAAAGTTTTTGCAGCCAACGATTTAGATAAAACCGCCACCATTATCGGTACACCGGAATTTATGGCACCGGAACAAATGCGGGGAAAAAGTATTCCGGCCAGTGATCTTTATAGCTTAGGCTTAACCTGTATTTATCTGCTCACCGGCGTTTCGCCTTCCAATTTGTTTGATTTTACTAAAGATAGTTTTTCTTGGCGAGATTATTTGCCGACAACCTGCAATAATATACCGGAAACAAAATTACGAATTAGCGTAGGCCAAGTTATAGATAAATTATTGCAAAATGCTGTCAAAGAACGCTATCTTTCCGCAGCCGAAGCTTTAGCAGCACTAAAAAGCTCGGTGCAATCTTCCTCGCCACAAAACTCAATAAAAACTTCAAAACAGCCACCCATCCAACCCATCCCGCCAACCCTCCCCTCTCCACCTCCACCAACGGTTATAAACCCCAAAAATAAAGTTTCATCACAGCCAATTTATCGCTCAGGCAGCAGCCGTCCTTCCCTAATGGAACAAATGTTTGGCTGGGCAAATAAATCACCAAAAGAAAGTGATATTTTAGAATCAGATGCAGGAGTTGATTATAGTCAACTCCAAAACTTTTTAGCTTCACGCAACTGGCAGCAAGCTGATGAAGAAACTAAAAAAGTTTTATGTTTAGGAGTTGGTAAACGTTTCGGGTATCTGGATGTTTTGGATATCGAAAAAATCCCCCCCAAAGACTTACAAACCATTGATCGACTGTGGGTAAAATATAGTGAAGGAAAATTTGGTTTTAGTGTTCAAACGGCTATTTTTAACAAGGTTGGCGGCGAATATTCGAGTTTTTGCGGTGAAATTGGCTGGCCGGTGACAAATACAATGGATTATAAAAGTTTTACCTATAGTCTCAAAGCACCCAAGGGTCATTTACCCTCTAGGAATTGGTCGGGGGGTTATCATTGGTGGAAACACGCCGCAGCAATGGCAGCAAAAATTGAAAGTTGTTTTTAG
- a CDS encoding DUF4359 domain-containing protein — translation MKALKMAAGVAGVVFLGLGVLMAATNPSASAYEEYGTEKLTAYVKDNVCQKTVILQDQCASLVDSQQSEIQQVLAASTSRQDFIFFSIYKTDISVNAIVPERVKSFLPATPSYQFETFAVLQSFYTYKYQKKSPQPASTQNQLNFPLSQANAFNLTVFSSFNQRTVKYPLSN, via the coding sequence ATGAAAGCTTTAAAAATGGCCGCCGGTGTTGCGGGAGTTGTCTTTTTGGGGTTAGGTGTCCTTATGGCCGCCACCAACCCCAGCGCCTCTGCCTATGAAGAATATGGTACAGAAAAGCTGACGGCTTATGTAAAAGACAATGTATGTCAAAAAACTGTTATCCTACAAGACCAGTGTGCCTCCTTAGTGGATTCTCAGCAGTCTGAGATCCAACAAGTTCTTGCCGCAAGCACTAGCCGTCAAGATTTTATCTTTTTTAGTATCTACAAAACGGATATTTCTGTGAATGCTATTGTCCCTGAGCGTGTCAAGTCTTTTTTACCGGCCACTCCTTCTTACCAATTTGAAACTTTTGCTGTTCTCCAAAGCTTTTATACTTATAAATATCAGAAAAAATCACCCCAACCAGCCTCAACCCAAAATCAACTTAATTTCCCCCTTTCCCAAGCAAATGCTTTTAACTTAACTGTTTTTAGCTCCTTCAATCAGCGAACTGTTAAATATCCTCTTTCAAATTGA
- a CDS encoding methyl-accepting chemotaxis protein gives MLQKMNLQARLMSAFFLMGLLVFIISIIGWTGTSGLSQHINIIAKNNLPSIDALWKLNEGQTQIESSERALLNLTLTLPERRTELQRIETAWKQINQAFKDYETIPRSLEEDKAYQQMLENWNRWETAHNQLLQINEEFQQLGILTFLQLQGGQNGNGKNNSPEVANSKAAAQIYQQLTSQAKSNIPLYKAAEQSILQVVAVNKQQASQATRSAEQDIMQTQFLAVLAMILGPGIAIILGRILSGAIAKPLDKGITEIISVISTSSNQIAATVAQQEQIAGAQAIAVNQTTTTMDELSASSEIALSQAESATQLAQQALTLTGGGAKAVRLTLKEIEALQQKVIAIASSMQRLSAQADQIGNISGLVGELASKTNMLALNAAVEAVRAGENGKGFGVVATEIRKLADQSNACSEKIKALVKQIQSAVQSTVSVTDEGIQSVKNGVKIAQKSAYAFKQVANAMQEVVVNNQKISLTAKQQAVAISQVVMAMDSINNGARETASGISQTKISTQQLHQSAQHLQTLGFR, from the coding sequence ATGTTACAAAAAATGAACCTCCAAGCCAGACTAATGAGCGCCTTTTTTCTGATGGGTTTGCTTGTATTTATCATTTCTATCATCGGATGGACAGGCACATCGGGTTTAAGCCAGCACATCAATATTATTGCAAAAAATAATCTGCCAAGCATTGATGCGTTGTGGAAATTAAACGAAGGCCAGACTCAAATAGAATCTTCCGAGAGAGCACTTTTAAACTTGACTTTGACTTTACCAGAAAGGCGTACAGAACTTCAAAGAATCGAAACAGCCTGGAAACAAATTAATCAGGCTTTCAAAGACTATGAAACTATACCCCGCTCACTCGAAGAAGACAAAGCTTATCAACAAATGCTCGAAAACTGGAACAGATGGGAAACAGCCCACAATCAACTTTTGCAGATCAACGAGGAATTCCAGCAATTGGGTATTTTAACTTTTTTGCAACTCCAGGGAGGACAAAACGGCAACGGTAAAAACAATTCGCCCGAAGTCGCAAATTCCAAAGCAGCCGCGCAAATTTATCAACAGCTTACCAGTCAGGCAAAAAGTAACATTCCTCTTTATAAAGCGGCTGAACAATCAATTTTACAAGTTGTAGCTGTAAACAAACAGCAAGCCAGCCAAGCAACTCGTAGCGCCGAGCAGGATATAATGCAAACTCAATTTTTAGCAGTTTTAGCGATGATATTAGGGCCAGGAATAGCAATTATTTTAGGCAGGATTTTGAGTGGAGCAATTGCTAAACCACTTGATAAGGGAATTACTGAAATTATTAGTGTAATCAGCACTTCTTCAAACCAAATTGCAGCAACGGTAGCACAGCAAGAGCAGATAGCTGGCGCTCAAGCAATTGCAGTTAATCAAACCACAACAACAATGGATGAATTGAGCGCATCTTCTGAAATTGCTCTGTCTCAAGCCGAAAGTGCCACACAATTAGCCCAGCAAGCACTAACACTCACAGGTGGCGGTGCAAAAGCAGTTCGATTAACTTTAAAAGAAATAGAGGCGCTACAACAAAAAGTCATAGCCATTGCATCTTCAATGCAACGCTTAAGTGCTCAGGCCGATCAAATTGGCAATATTTCCGGTTTGGTGGGAGAATTAGCCAGCAAAACAAATATGCTGGCCCTAAATGCAGCAGTTGAAGCTGTGCGAGCCGGTGAAAATGGTAAAGGTTTTGGCGTCGTAGCCACTGAAATTCGCAAGTTGGCAGATCAAAGTAACGCCTGTTCAGAAAAAATCAAAGCTCTTGTTAAACAAATTCAGTCAGCGGTGCAATCGACTGTTTCGGTCACGGATGAGGGTATCCAAAGTGTAAAAAATGGCGTTAAAATTGCTCAAAAAAGCGCTTATGCTTTTAAACAAGTTGCCAATGCGATGCAGGAAGTTGTTGTCAATAATCAAAAAATTTCCCTCACTGCTAAACAGCAAGCGGTAGCGATCTCACAGGTGGTGATGGCGATGGATTCGATTAATAACGGTGCGCGAGAAACGGCAAGCGGGATTAGCCAAACCAAGATCAGCACCCAACAGCTACACCAATCAGCCCAACACCTTCAAACGCTAGGATTTCGCTAA
- a CDS encoding CBS domain-containing protein encodes MDLILCHTTADFDTLGAAVGLTRLRPGARVVLTGGAHPTVRDFLALHRDEYPLIERRSVNPQKIRSIFVVDSQQRERLGKAAEWLDLPEVTEISVYDHHLHLETDIPATFTQIEPVGSTTTLIVELLQQSDTSTLTPAEATVMALGIHVDTGSLTFDHSTSRDAKALAWLMEKGASLPVIAEYVEPGLSPQLQDLLSSALEKIQTENVRGYDVSSVLLETDSYIPGLSSLASQLTEITEIDALLFAHKYALRGSGEHRLSVIGRSQIPNTNLNDLFKPYGGGGHARAASLVMRDVDAKSTLKELVEKFKKQIPHPPTARELMSSPVRTILPETTIFEAQRILLRYGHSGLSVVDATGSLVGVISRRDLDIALHHGFTHAPVKGYMTTNLKTITPDTALPEIEALMVTYDIGRLPVLENSQLVGIVTRTDVLRELHQNETIGNRDRVKTPDYCAVPQSLQEQLRNRMTPQLWHFLKTAGELAENRGWQLYLVGGAVRDLLLAKPDDILELSDIDLVVDGYYKPEALSGNLDKRQSGAGVQLAKALQERFPQARLDIHGKFQTAALLWHKDAELGSLWVDIATARTEFYPYPAANPEVEASSIRQDLYRRDFTINALAVKITGNRAGELLDFFGGLLDLQAREIRVLHANSFIEDPTRIYRAVRFAVRLGFEIEPQTKGYIRHAIESGVYHRHPTGTRAPALETRLKAELKYILQAPYWKSALQLLGELQALKCIHSTLELDDKLWKQVRLVDRCLQKFDAEKSLEHWQIMLEVLIAYLEPQYRLMVAETLQLPVPSIARLNELAKNQQEVKENLPQCQRVSEIVGVLRRYDLSSLILIAAGSKRRVRRVIWQYLTVGRQIKPPLNGNDLKQLGYKQGRQFKQILDELLAARLDGEIGDSRAGAEQFLAWRYPLS; translated from the coding sequence ATGGATTTAATTTTGTGTCACACAACCGCAGATTTTGATACTCTCGGCGCTGCTGTTGGTCTGACGCGCTTGCGTCCGGGTGCTAGAGTTGTCCTCACCGGCGGTGCTCATCCGACAGTCCGCGATTTTTTGGCCCTCCACCGTGATGAATATCCTTTAATTGAACGCCGGTCTGTTAATCCTCAAAAAATTCGCTCTATTTTTGTTGTAGACTCGCAACAACGCGAACGTTTAGGCAAAGCCGCTGAGTGGTTAGATTTGCCCGAAGTCACGGAAATTTCTGTTTATGATCACCATTTGCATCTCGAAACTGATATCCCTGCAACTTTTACACAAATTGAGCCGGTCGGTTCCACCACGACTTTAATTGTAGAATTGCTCCAACAGTCTGATACGTCTACTCTTACCCCCGCCGAAGCAACGGTTATGGCTCTCGGCATTCATGTTGACACCGGCTCTCTTACTTTTGACCATTCTACAAGTCGCGATGCTAAAGCTTTGGCTTGGTTAATGGAAAAAGGAGCCAGTTTGCCGGTGATTGCTGAATATGTCGAACCTGGTTTATCTCCTCAACTTCAAGATTTACTTTCTTCTGCTCTCGAAAAAATCCAGACTGAAAATGTCCGGGGATATGACGTTTCTTCTGTGCTTTTAGAAACAGATTCTTACATTCCGGGGTTATCAAGTTTAGCGTCTCAATTAACAGAAATTACCGAAATTGATGCCTTGCTTTTTGCTCACAAATATGCTTTGCGTGGGTCTGGAGAACATCGGTTAAGTGTCATAGGCCGGTCGCAAATTCCCAATACTAATTTAAACGATTTATTTAAGCCTTATGGTGGTGGTGGTCATGCCAGAGCAGCCTCCCTTGTGATGCGAGATGTAGATGCCAAATCCACTTTAAAAGAATTAGTAGAAAAATTTAAAAAGCAAATTCCGCATCCGCCAACAGCCAGAGAATTAATGTCATCGCCGGTGCGAACAATTCTCCCAGAAACGACAATTTTTGAAGCCCAAAGAATTTTATTACGTTATGGACATTCAGGGTTATCTGTAGTTGATGCAACCGGCAGTCTTGTGGGGGTAATTTCGCGCCGAGATTTAGATATTGCTTTGCATCATGGCTTCACTCATGCGCCGGTGAAAGGCTATATGACAACTAACCTTAAAACAATCACCCCAGATACAGCTTTACCGGAAATAGAAGCGCTGATGGTAACGTATGATATTGGACGATTGCCGGTCTTAGAAAACAGTCAATTAGTAGGAATTGTTACCCGCACGGATGTTTTGCGAGAATTACATCAAAACGAAACTATCGGTAATCGAGATAGAGTTAAAACACCTGATTATTGTGCCGTTCCCCAATCATTGCAAGAGCAACTCCGTAATCGAATGACACCGCAATTATGGCACTTTCTAAAAACGGCTGGGGAACTAGCAGAAAATCGAGGCTGGCAGCTTTATTTGGTTGGCGGTGCTGTGCGGGATTTATTATTAGCCAAACCTGATGATATTTTAGAGCTTTCTGATATAGATTTAGTGGTAGATGGGTATTATAAACCGGAAGCTTTGAGCGGAAATTTGGATAAAAGACAATCAGGGGCCGGTGTACAATTAGCTAAAGCTTTGCAAGAGCGTTTTCCGCAAGCACGATTAGATATTCATGGCAAATTTCAAACAGCAGCCTTATTGTGGCATAAAGATGCTGAATTAGGGTCATTATGGGTAGATATAGCGACAGCCAGAACAGAATTTTATCCTTATCCAGCAGCTAATCCTGAAGTTGAAGCCTCTTCAATTCGGCAAGATTTATATCGAAGAGATTTTACCATTAATGCTTTAGCGGTTAAAATAACTGGAAATCGTGCAGGGGAATTGTTAGATTTTTTTGGCGGATTATTAGATTTACAAGCGCGAGAAATTCGAGTTTTACACGCCAATAGTTTTATTGAAGATCCAACAAGAATTTATCGTGCTGTCAGGTTTGCTGTCAGGTTGGGTTTTGAAATTGAACCGCAAACAAAAGGTTATATTCGTCATGCAATTGAAAGCGGAGTTTATCACCGGCACCCCACCGGCACCCGCGCCCCGGCTTTAGAAACCCGCTTAAAAGCCGAATTGAAATATATTTTACAAGCGCCTTACTGGAAATCGGCTTTGCAATTGTTGGGAGAATTACAAGCCTTAAAATGTATTCATTCAACCCTAGAATTAGATGATAAATTATGGAAACAAGTAAGGCTAGTTGACCGATGTTTACAGAAATTTGATGCAGAGAAAAGTTTAGAGCATTGGCAGATAATGTTAGAGGTTTTAATTGCGTATTTGGAACCGCAATATCGCTTAATGGTAGCGGAAACATTACAATTGCCGGTGCCGAGTATTGCCAGGTTAAATGAATTAGCAAAAAATCAGCAAGAAGTCAAGGAAAATTTACCACAATGTCAGCGGGTGAGTGAAATAGTGGGGGTGTTGCGGCGGTATGATTTGTCGAGTTTAATTTTAATTGCAGCAGGAAGTAAGCGGAGAGTGCGCCGGGTTATTTGGCAATATTTAACCGTAGGTCGTCAGATTAAACCACCTTTAAACGGAAATGATTTAAAACAATTGGGGTATAAACAAGGCAGACAATTTAAGCAAATTTTAGATGAATTATTAGCCGCAAGGTTGGATGGAGAAATTGGCGATAGTCGCGCCGGTGCTGAGCAGTTTTTGGCCTGGAGATACCCGCTGAGCTAG
- the psbZ gene encoding photosystem II reaction center protein PsbZ, translating into MSIIFQIALTALVLLSLVMVIGVPVAYASPQNWDQSKRLIFLGSGLWFALVIAVGVLNYFVV; encoded by the coding sequence ATGTCAATCATATTTCAAATCGCACTTACCGCACTTGTCTTGCTTTCTCTAGTAATGGTCATCGGCGTTCCGGTAGCCTATGCTTCTCCCCAAAACTGGGATCAGTCTAAACGGCTGATTTTCTTGGGGTCGGGCCTTTGGTTCGCTCTTGTCATTGCCGTTGGTGTATTGAACTATTTTGTAGTCTGA
- the ribH gene encoding 6,7-dimethyl-8-ribityllumazine synthase — MAVFEGNFTQTASLRFAIVIGRFNDLITGKLLEGCQDCLKRHGVDVDPQGTQVDYAWVPGCFEVPAVARQLAITGRYDAIICLGAVIKGQTPHFDYVAAEVSKGIAAAGFQTGVPVIFGVVTTDTMQQALERAGIKSNLGWNYAMSALEMASLMQQIKSIAGSDVYGNNPPPNTVLPAPLKNAMAVMEPSQDS; from the coding sequence ATGGCTGTTTTTGAGGGAAATTTTACGCAAACTGCCTCGCTGCGGTTTGCGATTGTTATTGGCCGGTTTAATGATTTGATTACCGGCAAGCTGCTGGAAGGTTGTCAAGATTGCTTGAAGCGTCACGGGGTGGATGTTGACCCCCAAGGGACTCAAGTTGATTATGCTTGGGTGCCGGGGTGTTTTGAGGTGCCGGCGGTGGCTCGTCAATTGGCGATTACCGGCCGGTATGATGCGATTATTTGTTTGGGAGCGGTGATTAAAGGCCAAACTCCTCATTTTGATTATGTGGCAGCAGAGGTGTCTAAGGGCATCGCGGCGGCGGGTTTTCAAACGGGGGTGCCGGTGATTTTTGGTGTGGTGACAACGGATACGATGCAGCAAGCTTTGGAGCGAGCGGGGATTAAGAGTAATTTGGGTTGGAATTATGCCATGAGTGCTCTGGAAATGGCTAGTTTGATGCAGCAAATAAAATCTATTGCTGGGTCAGATGTTTATGGTAATAATCCTCCTCCGAATACAGTTTTACCGGCTCCGCTGAAAAATGCGATGGCTGTGATGGAACCGTCCCAAGACTCGTAA
- a CDS encoding glutamate-5-semialdehyde dehydrogenase → MTTDNLNSPLLPMDAALQAHLASLELAQKKGPDRDRGLRAMAEALKQNANYILEANTLDLEASREMAVPDLVLEWLKLTPERIQAAVQILNRLSELGDPIRRAMNASYHLEHSQIYSQLMPLGVIALVYEGFPQLGAIAAGLCIKSGNCLILRGGSESFHSNAAIVECLQAGVAKAGLPVGCVQLLPADQGGSIRDLVTLEQFVNLVIPYGRPSLVQQVMRQATAPVLKSAMGNCYLYWSPTGSLDLARFVILDSHQSEPDPVNAIEKVLIHRTQKPSSLAMLWNSLKEKGFMVKGDAELVRDFPELILAGDGEWSQAYLTKTVAFKVVDSLEEGIGWINDYSSGHADCIVTESYQESRQFALGINSASTYVNASPRFYRQPKQADTIFLGMSNQKGHRRGVIGLESLTTVKHIVQGNGVF, encoded by the coding sequence ATGACCACTGATAATTTAAATTCTCCTCTGCTTCCTATGGATGCGGCTCTTCAAGCGCATCTGGCGTCTTTGGAATTGGCTCAGAAAAAAGGCCCGGATCGAGATCGGGGTTTGAGGGCGATGGCTGAGGCTCTCAAACAAAATGCGAATTATATTTTGGAGGCTAATACTCTGGATCTGGAGGCGTCGCGGGAAATGGCGGTGCCGGATTTGGTTTTGGAGTGGTTGAAGTTGACGCCGGAGAGAATTCAGGCGGCGGTGCAAATTTTAAATCGGCTTTCGGAGTTGGGTGATCCGATTCGGCGGGCGATGAATGCGAGTTATCATTTGGAGCATTCGCAAATTTATTCGCAGTTGATGCCGTTGGGGGTTATTGCTTTGGTTTATGAGGGGTTTCCTCAGTTGGGGGCTATTGCGGCGGGTTTGTGTATTAAGTCGGGTAATTGTTTGATTTTGCGGGGTGGGAGTGAGTCTTTTCACTCTAATGCGGCGATTGTTGAGTGTTTGCAGGCCGGTGTGGCGAAGGCGGGTTTGCCGGTGGGGTGTGTGCAGTTGTTGCCGGCGGATCAGGGGGGGTCGATTCGTGATTTGGTGACTTTGGAGCAGTTTGTTAATTTGGTGATTCCTTATGGCCGGCCTAGTTTGGTTCAGCAGGTGATGCGTCAGGCGACGGCGCCGGTTTTGAAGTCGGCGATGGGGAATTGTTATTTATATTGGTCGCCTACGGGGAGTTTAGATTTGGCGAGGTTTGTGATTTTGGATAGTCATCAAAGTGAGCCTGATCCGGTGAATGCTATTGAGAAGGTTTTGATTCACAGAACGCAGAAGCCTTCGTCTTTGGCGATGCTTTGGAATAGTTTAAAGGAGAAGGGGTTTATGGTGAAGGGGGATGCGGAGTTGGTGAGGGATTTTCCTGAGTTAATTTTGGCGGGGGATGGGGAGTGGAGTCAGGCTTATTTGACTAAGACGGTGGCTTTTAAGGTGGTGGATAGTTTGGAGGAGGGGATTGGTTGGATTAATGATTATAGTAGTGGTCATGCTGATTGTATTGTGACGGAATCTTATCAGGAAAGCCGGCAGTTTGCTTTGGGAATTAATAGTGCTTCGACTTATGTTAATGCGTCGCCTCGGTTTTACCGGCAACCTAAGCAGGCGGATACGATTTTTTTGGGGATGTCTAATCAAAAGGGGCACCGTCGAGGGGTGATTGGTTTGGAAAGTTTGACGACGGTTAAGCATATTGTGCAGGGTAATGGGGTGTTTTAG